From the genome of Vigna angularis cultivar LongXiaoDou No.4 chromosome 11, ASM1680809v1, whole genome shotgun sequence, one region includes:
- the LOC108333683 gene encoding uncharacterized protein LOC108333683: MKFLFQCPCCSCFCFMKPKQGKPKIKEEPKKEVKETKVEEKKD, translated from the coding sequence ATGAAGTTCTTGTTCCAGTGCCCCTGCTGCTCCTGCTTCTGCTTCATGAAGCCAAAACAAGGGAAGCCCAAGATCAAGGAAGAACCCAAGAAGGAGGTCAAAGAAACCAAggttgaagaaaagaaggacTGA